A single region of the Sulfurospirillum arsenophilum NBRC 109478 genome encodes:
- a CDS encoding YkgJ family cysteine cluster protein, with protein MENIGSFVHIKKQNLHFNGCSTCEGHCCNGAKGFAVSPLILEDFEAVYKNFAILFSLSGEKLVVYVLLNDGQNYCKYCVDNLCSIYDQRPPACELYPISPYFEHLLVDTNCPSVNSEFGKSICSDGQLHSDFYTKRLENFVQKLAATQTFLESIHHLDHFDYVGDILGLPLFTYNQPSDSKYIQMHLESLKHFVDK; from the coding sequence ATGGAAAATATAGGTAGTTTTGTACACATCAAGAAGCAAAATTTGCATTTTAACGGCTGTTCAACGTGTGAAGGTCATTGTTGTAACGGCGCTAAAGGTTTTGCTGTATCGCCACTTATTTTAGAAGATTTTGAAGCAGTCTATAAAAATTTTGCCATTTTATTTAGTCTTAGTGGTGAAAAATTAGTGGTCTATGTTCTTTTAAATGATGGACAAAATTATTGCAAATATTGTGTCGATAATCTATGCAGTATCTATGATCAAAGACCTCCTGCCTGCGAACTTTACCCCATCAGCCCTTACTTTGAGCATCTCTTAGTTGATACAAATTGCCCTTCGGTCAATAGTGAGTTTGGTAAATCAATCTGTAGTGATGGGCAATTACACAGTGATTTTTATACCAAAAGACTTGAAAATTTTGTTCAAAAATTAGCAGCAACGCAGACATTTCTTGAGAGTATTCATCATCTGGATCATTTTGATTACGTGGGGGATATTTTAGGACTGCCACTGTTCACATACAATCAACCTAGCGATTCTAAATACATTCAAATGCATTTAGAGTCACTGAAACATTTTGTGGACAAATAA
- the fabF gene encoding beta-ketoacyl-ACP synthase II, whose protein sequence is MHEVVITGYGMINGVGNNANDAFSALLAGKSGVDIISHFDASSEKVRIACEVKNFNPDDVMDKKEQKKADRFIHLGLQAVAEAMQRANIKMGDIDRDRFGVCGATGIGGLPTIEKNVISSFQKGAKGVSPFFVPSTITNMLSGYVSIYHDLRGPNLSSTTACTAGLHAITEAAKTIMLGGADAMVAVGAEACICPIGLRGFANMNALSTRNDDPTHASRPFDKDRDGFILGEGAGALILESLESAQRREATIYAKLLGFGESADAHHITTPLVNHEGAARAIKAALTMAGNPKIDYINAHGTSTYYNDLYESKMFESLFEKVPPLSSIKGSTGHTLGAAGTIEAVVSIMALNANIMPPTINFEASSEEMQLDYIPNKARVAELRTVLSANYGFGGTNGAVIFGKEE, encoded by the coding sequence ATTCACGAAGTCGTCATCACAGGGTATGGCATGATTAATGGTGTAGGCAATAATGCAAACGATGCCTTTAGTGCTCTTTTAGCTGGCAAGAGTGGCGTAGACATCATCTCTCATTTTGATGCAAGCAGTGAAAAAGTACGCATTGCCTGCGAAGTTAAAAATTTTAATCCTGATGATGTGATGGATAAAAAAGAGCAGAAAAAAGCAGATCGATTTATTCATCTTGGATTGCAAGCGGTTGCAGAAGCAATGCAACGTGCCAATATCAAAATGGGAGATATTGATCGGGATCGATTTGGTGTCTGTGGCGCGACGGGCATTGGAGGGCTTCCCACGATTGAAAAAAATGTCATTAGTAGTTTTCAAAAAGGGGCTAAAGGTGTTTCACCCTTTTTTGTTCCCTCCACCATCACCAATATGTTAAGCGGCTATGTCTCTATCTATCACGATTTAAGAGGGCCCAATCTTTCCAGCACCACTGCATGTACGGCAGGACTTCATGCGATTACGGAAGCTGCAAAAACGATTATGCTTGGAGGTGCAGATGCGATGGTTGCTGTGGGTGCTGAAGCGTGTATTTGCCCCATCGGACTTAGAGGATTTGCAAACATGAATGCACTCTCCACCCGCAATGATGACCCCACTCATGCCTCACGCCCTTTTGACAAAGACAGAGATGGTTTTATTCTTGGAGAAGGTGCGGGAGCGCTTATTTTAGAGAGCCTAGAATCAGCTCAAAGAAGAGAGGCAACCATCTATGCCAAACTATTAGGGTTTGGAGAGAGTGCCGATGCTCATCACATCACAACGCCTTTAGTCAATCATGAAGGTGCCGCAAGGGCAATCAAAGCAGCACTTACAATGGCAGGAAATCCAAAAATTGACTATATCAATGCACATGGAACCAGTACGTATTACAATGATTTGTATGAGAGCAAAATGTTTGAAAGCTTATTTGAGAAAGTTCCTCCCCTAAGTTCCATCAAGGGCTCAACAGGCCATACACTCGGTGCCGCGGGGACAATCGAAGCGGTCGTTTCTATCATGGCATTAAATGCTAACATAATGCCTCCGACGATTAATTTTGAGGCATCAAGCGAAGAGATGCAACTGGATTACATTCCCAACAAAGCAAGAGTGGCAGAGTTACGCACGGTTTTGAGCGCTAACTATGGTTTTGGTGGCACAAATGGAGCTGTTATTTTCGGAAAAGAAGAATAA
- a CDS encoding AraC family transcriptional regulator, whose product MDSALDTYRYALIDFLKLRYGLNGSIQSDIPCLSFNIETAPTEFKSIMYEPCLCIIIQGSKAVGFGNQMYKYDPYKYLLASTHIPSDIKILEASKELPYLSLTIKFTLEDIYEVLKNTHPEKLKFEYKSEKGLFFDTLHVRLYDPILRLVKLLDTPKEDIEFLSPLIIKEILYILVNDKSGYFINKFAMEGTTSNKIVKAITEIKNNFSEKLNIKKLAKLTEMSESSLYQNFKTITSLSPIQFQKKLRLEEAKQMLSVRKIDISEVAFLVGYESPSQFSREYSRMFGVPPSEHLKALQERI is encoded by the coding sequence ATGGATAGTGCTTTGGATACCTACCGATACGCATTGATTGATTTTTTAAAGCTACGCTATGGGCTTAATGGAAGTATTCAAAGTGATATACCTTGTTTAAGTTTCAATATTGAAACAGCACCAACAGAGTTTAAAAGCATTATGTATGAGCCGTGTTTATGTATCATTATACAGGGTTCAAAAGCGGTTGGGTTTGGAAACCAGATGTATAAGTATGATCCTTATAAGTATCTTCTTGCTTCAACGCATATTCCTTCTGATATTAAAATATTAGAAGCCTCCAAAGAGTTACCTTATCTCTCATTAACCATTAAATTTACGCTTGAAGATATTTATGAAGTACTCAAAAACACCCATCCTGAAAAACTCAAATTTGAATATAAATCAGAAAAAGGACTCTTCTTTGATACGTTACATGTAAGGTTGTATGATCCTATTTTAAGATTGGTGAAGTTGCTTGATACGCCCAAAGAAGATATTGAATTTTTATCGCCTTTGATCATTAAAGAGATTTTGTACATATTGGTTAATGATAAAAGTGGTTATTTTATCAATAAATTTGCCATGGAAGGCACAACATCTAACAAAATTGTGAAGGCAATTACAGAGATTAAAAATAATTTCAGTGAAAAATTAAATATAAAAAAACTAGCTAAATTAACAGAGATGAGTGAGTCCTCACTTTATCAAAACTTCAAAACGATTACCTCTCTTTCCCCGATACAGTTTCAAAAAAAGCTACGCCTTGAAGAGGCAAAACAGATGCTCAGCGTTCGAAAAATAGATATATCCGAAGTGGCATTTTTAGTAGGGTATGAAAGCCCTTCACAATTTAGCAGAGAGTACTCCCGAATGTTTGGAGTGCCTCCAAGTGAGCATCTTAAAGCCCTGCAAGAGAGAATATAA
- a CDS encoding MarR family winged helix-turn-helix transcriptional regulator, with product MKNESCYKEASICHCTNMRRASRSLSHLYDVFLKPSGLNVAQYALLNHLKRHSPIKMNDFSHVMRLERTTLLRNLKPLIAQGFITIDLPEHEKAKIIQLSPKGYDILTTALPYWEQAQKSIAEQITEEELQTFLQVLHKLETITR from the coding sequence ATGAAAAATGAAAGCTGTTACAAAGAAGCGAGTATCTGTCATTGTACAAACATGCGACGTGCTTCACGATCCCTCTCACATCTTTATGATGTGTTTTTAAAACCTTCTGGGCTCAATGTCGCACAATATGCTTTACTCAATCATCTCAAACGCCATTCACCTATTAAAATGAATGATTTTTCCCATGTCATGCGTCTTGAACGAACCACGTTACTCCGCAATTTAAAACCATTAATTGCCCAAGGATTCATAACAATAGACCTACCAGAGCATGAAAAAGCAAAAATTATCCAACTCAGCCCTAAAGGCTATGACATTTTAACTACAGCCCTTCCCTATTGGGAACAAGCCCAAAAGTCTATTGCCGAACAGATTACCGAGGAAGAGCTCCAAACATTTTTACAGGTACTCCACAAATTAGAAACTATCACACGTTAA
- a CDS encoding winged helix-turn-helix transcriptional regulator: MKRKSYNEMPCPIAQCLEHIGEWWSLLIIRDAFRGLKRFDEFQKGLGIAPNILTRRLNDLVDSGILERQNYGESTKRYEYVLSKQGKDLYPLIVAMFTWGDKYSPPKGIKSHFINIQTGEIAEPILIDKKTGLEMRMDAYRVHMTYDLNKE; this comes from the coding sequence ATGAAACGAAAAAGTTACAATGAAATGCCATGCCCCATAGCACAATGTTTGGAGCATATTGGAGAGTGGTGGAGTTTGCTCATTATTAGAGATGCGTTTAGGGGACTTAAACGATTTGATGAATTTCAAAAAGGACTTGGCATTGCGCCAAACATACTGACACGAAGGCTTAACGACCTTGTAGACTCTGGAATTTTAGAGCGTCAAAATTATGGAGAAAGTACAAAACGTTATGAGTATGTTTTATCCAAGCAAGGTAAAGATCTCTACCCTTTAATCGTCGCTATGTTTACATGGGGAGACAAATATTCTCCGCCAAAAGGTATAAAAAGCCATTTCATTAACATCCAAACAGGCGAAATTGCTGAACCTATTTTGATTGACAAAAAAACGGGGTTAGAGATGCGCATGGATGCCTATCGTGTACACATGACATACGATTTAAACAAGGAATAA
- a CDS encoding SDR family oxidoreductase translates to MNMTHNTILITGGTSGIGYELARQLCDSNTVIITGRNQEKLDQAKANLKNVHTFQCDVANPQEIINLYEAVSQQFPALNIVINNAGIMKKIDLQQEIDLLTLTQEIDTNVNGVIRMCTQFLPHLKQQQKAAIINVSSALAFAPIVSTPVYCATKAALHSYTQSLRIQLLNTNVKIFELAPPAIETPLINEFDASEQESMGLMNVTKLVKIALEGIKRDKEEIRPGQSNLLKMVSRISPNMALNVLNKAYISAHS, encoded by the coding sequence ATGAATATGACACATAATACAATCCTAATTACAGGTGGAACAAGTGGCATTGGCTATGAACTGGCTCGTCAACTTTGCGACAGTAACACGGTTATCATAACAGGGCGTAATCAAGAAAAACTGGATCAGGCAAAAGCCAACTTAAAAAATGTCCACACATTTCAATGCGATGTAGCCAATCCTCAAGAGATCATCAATTTATATGAAGCCGTTTCACAACAATTCCCTGCCCTTAATATCGTGATTAACAATGCGGGGATTATGAAAAAAATTGATTTGCAACAAGAAATTGACTTACTGACACTCACACAAGAGATCGATACCAATGTGAACGGCGTTATACGCATGTGTACTCAGTTTTTACCTCATTTGAAACAACAACAAAAAGCTGCCATCATCAATGTCTCATCGGCACTTGCCTTTGCTCCCATTGTGAGTACTCCCGTTTACTGTGCAACCAAAGCGGCACTCCACTCTTATACACAATCGTTACGCATTCAACTCCTCAATACCAATGTCAAAATTTTTGAATTAGCTCCGCCAGCAATTGAGACGCCATTGATTAACGAATTTGACGCCAGTGAACAAGAAAGTATGGGGCTCATGAATGTGACAAAACTTGTAAAGATCGCACTAGAAGGTATCAAGCGTGATAAAGAGGAGATAAGACCAGGGCAGAGTAATCTCCTTAAAATGGTAAGTCGCATCTCTCCAAACATGGCGCTTAATGTACTCAATAAAGCCTATATATCAGCGCATTCGTAA
- a CDS encoding alpha/beta hydrolase, whose product MDNNSKQSRREFMQKSALVGASLALVSGTNSFASNTKEPHTKTVNGVTMTTTWDKVFPKSDKVDHEKVTFKNRYGITLAADLYLPKNRANNSLPALAISGPYGAVKEQSSGLYAQMMAEKGFVAVAFDPSYTGESGGEPRNVSSPDINTEDFSAAVDYLGIQPFVDKNRIGIIGICGFGGMGLNATAVDKRVKAVVVASMYDMSRVMSKGYYDKVTLEERTKMLENLNLQRWVDAQKGKPTPSSRILPDKLQGDEPQFVKEYFDYYRTSRGFHARSLNSSGSWNATNPLAFMNMPLMTYIKEISPRPLLIIAGENAHSRYFSEDAYKAANEPKELMIIPNTVHVDLYDKVEKIPFDKIEAFFKNALK is encoded by the coding sequence ATGGACAACAATTCTAAACAATCAAGACGCGAATTTATGCAAAAAAGTGCTCTCGTAGGTGCTAGCTTAGCCTTGGTAAGTGGCACTAACTCTTTTGCCTCAAATACAAAAGAACCTCATACCAAAACAGTAAACGGAGTAACGATGACAACAACATGGGATAAAGTATTTCCAAAAAGTGATAAAGTCGATCATGAAAAAGTAACGTTCAAAAATCGTTACGGCATTACCTTGGCAGCAGATCTCTATTTACCCAAAAATCGTGCCAATAACTCCTTACCCGCCCTTGCCATCAGTGGACCTTATGGCGCGGTCAAAGAGCAATCCTCTGGTCTTTATGCTCAAATGATGGCAGAAAAAGGTTTTGTGGCTGTGGCGTTTGATCCATCGTATACGGGAGAGAGTGGCGGTGAACCACGCAATGTCTCATCTCCAGATATTAACACCGAAGACTTTAGCGCAGCGGTGGATTATTTAGGGATTCAACCCTTTGTCGATAAAAATCGCATTGGTATTATCGGCATTTGTGGTTTTGGTGGTATGGGCTTAAATGCAACGGCTGTGGATAAACGTGTAAAAGCCGTTGTTGTGGCAAGTATGTACGATATGTCTCGTGTTATGTCAAAAGGGTATTATGATAAGGTCACACTTGAAGAACGTACAAAAATGCTCGAAAACTTAAACTTGCAACGCTGGGTGGATGCACAAAAGGGAAAACCTACTCCAAGTTCACGCATTTTACCTGACAAACTACAAGGCGATGAGCCTCAATTTGTGAAAGAGTATTTTGACTACTACCGAACTTCACGTGGATTTCATGCGCGTTCTCTCAATTCTTCAGGTAGTTGGAATGCTACCAATCCATTGGCCTTTATGAATATGCCACTCATGACCTACATCAAAGAAATTTCACCACGTCCACTTCTTATCATCGCTGGAGAGAATGCACACTCACGCTACTTTAGTGAAGATGCCTACAAAGCAGCCAATGAGCCTAAAGAGTTGATGATTATTCCAAATACGGTTCATGTGGATTTATACGATAAGGTGGAGAAAATTCCTTTCGATAAAATCGAAGCCTTTTTTAAAAATGCTTTAAAATAA
- a CDS encoding cyclophilin-like fold protein → MGTTLNITIGTYTFKATLLENETTKAFKAMLPLTLLMSELNGNEKYFHFSSDLPTHPSKLGTIHAGDVMLWGSNSFVLFYQTFSTSYAYTRLGHIEDTTYLQQALGKGNVMVSLALE, encoded by the coding sequence ATGGGCACAACTTTAAACATTACGATTGGCACCTATACTTTTAAGGCAACACTTTTGGAGAATGAAACAACCAAAGCGTTTAAAGCGATGTTGCCTTTAACGCTTTTAATGAGTGAACTCAATGGCAATGAAAAGTATTTCCATTTTTCAAGCGATTTACCCACGCATCCATCAAAGCTTGGAACCATCCACGCAGGAGATGTGATGTTGTGGGGAAGCAATAGCTTTGTACTCTTTTATCAAACATTCTCAACATCGTATGCTTACACGAGACTTGGACATATCGAAGATACAACATATCTCCAACAAGCCCTTGGAAAAGGTAATGTGATGGTAAGCCTTGCATTAGAGTAA
- a CDS encoding MFS transporter, producing the protein MPPKPLHSAWVLMITSAVIFSITMGARQSLGLFIAPINLSTGLDIVSISFALAVGQFFWGLAQPIFGAIADKKGSYGVIVFGAFLLFSGLALTPFVHSEYTLILTLGILSAAGAGAGSFSILIGATAKQLPVEKRAFAGGFINAGGSFGQFIFAPLAQAIISSFGWIWAMFTLAVSTLLTIPLASLLKPKHVTEKPIVIETITNELGLTEQVRQAMKNTSYLCLHAGFFTCGFHIAFLVTHLPGEVALCGHSASVSAISLSLIGLFNIAGSLFAGYLGSIYRMKYILVVMYASRTAMIALYLLSPKTPLTFYIFAASLGFTWLATVPPTAGLVGKLFGTKYLATLFGLTLLTHQVGGFLGAWLGGLFMAHDGDYHWMWYLDMILAAIAALVNFPIKEDKVVQKV; encoded by the coding sequence ATGCCACCAAAACCACTGCATTCAGCTTGGGTACTTATGATTACCTCTGCCGTCATCTTTTCCATTACGATGGGTGCACGACAATCATTGGGTCTTTTTATCGCTCCTATTAACCTCTCAACAGGACTTGACATTGTTTCCATAAGTTTTGCGCTTGCTGTGGGTCAATTTTTTTGGGGTCTTGCTCAGCCTATTTTTGGAGCGATTGCCGATAAAAAAGGCTCTTATGGTGTGATTGTTTTTGGAGCATTTCTTCTTTTTAGTGGACTTGCACTTACGCCCTTTGTTCACTCGGAATATACACTTATTTTAACACTGGGTATTTTAAGTGCTGCAGGCGCTGGGGCGGGAAGTTTTTCGATTCTTATTGGTGCGACAGCAAAGCAATTACCTGTAGAAAAACGTGCTTTTGCAGGGGGATTTATTAACGCGGGTGGCTCTTTCGGGCAATTTATTTTTGCACCCCTTGCGCAAGCGATCATCAGTAGTTTTGGTTGGATCTGGGCTATGTTTACACTCGCGGTATCAACTCTTTTAACCATTCCACTGGCCTCTTTACTCAAACCAAAACATGTGACTGAAAAGCCAATAGTGATCGAAACAATAACCAATGAATTAGGACTGACAGAGCAAGTACGCCAAGCGATGAAAAACACCAGTTATCTTTGTTTACATGCAGGCTTTTTTACGTGTGGTTTTCATATCGCGTTTTTAGTGACCCACCTTCCCGGCGAAGTTGCTTTATGCGGTCATTCCGCAAGTGTTTCAGCTATCTCTTTGTCACTTATCGGGCTTTTTAATATTGCAGGAAGTCTTTTTGCAGGGTACCTTGGGTCAATTTACCGTATGAAATACATTTTAGTCGTTATGTATGCAAGCCGTACCGCGATGATAGCACTTTATCTTCTCTCTCCCAAAACACCATTAACCTTTTATATCTTTGCGGCTTCACTAGGATTTACATGGCTTGCAACAGTCCCACCTACGGCTGGACTCGTAGGTAAACTCTTTGGCACAAAATATTTAGCAACGCTCTTTGGACTCACACTGCTGACACATCAAGTAGGAGGTTTTCTTGGTGCTTGGCTTGGTGGACTTTTCATGGCACACGATGGCGATTATCACTGGATGTGGTATCTCGATATGATTTTAGCAGCTATTGCAGCACTTGTGAATTTTCCAATCAAAGAAGACAAAGTCGTCCAAAAAGTTTAA
- a CDS encoding YkgJ family cysteine cluster protein, with protein MESVGSFVNIKRHNLYFNGCSECEGHCCNGAKGFAASPLILEDFEEVYQNFPIVFSVNDEADLVVYVMLNDGKGHCKYYSDMKCSIYEHRAPACKLYPVSPYFEHILVDTACPSVNFDTGKVICKDSKLNQDFYTQRLENFVAKREATSAFLDSIKHEEYFSYIGEILGLPLFKYAYPSENRYIQMHQASLKHLSLA; from the coding sequence ATGGAAAGTGTCGGAAGTTTTGTCAATATAAAACGTCATAATTTATACTTTAATGGCTGTTCGGAGTGCGAAGGTCATTGTTGCAATGGTGCCAAAGGATTTGCGGCATCACCGCTTATTTTAGAGGATTTTGAAGAGGTGTACCAAAATTTTCCTATTGTATTTAGTGTTAATGATGAGGCAGATTTGGTTGTATATGTAATGCTTAATGATGGGAAAGGACATTGTAAATATTATAGTGACATGAAATGTAGCATTTATGAACATCGAGCACCTGCGTGTAAGCTTTATCCTGTGAGTCCTTATTTTGAACATATTTTGGTTGATACAGCGTGCCCTTCGGTCAATTTTGATACAGGCAAAGTGATTTGTAAAGACAGCAAACTCAATCAAGATTTTTACACCCAAAGGCTTGAAAATTTTGTAGCGAAGCGGGAGGCTACTTCTGCATTTCTTGATAGCATTAAACATGAAGAGTATTTTTCGTATATAGGCGAAATTTTGGGCTTGCCACTTTTTAAATATGCCTATCCTAGTGAAAACAGATACATTCAAATGCACCAAGCATCACTTAAACATCTAAGCTTAGCGTGA
- a CDS encoding MFS transporter, protein MNKIVQEHTNDPSPIWSAVWAMSLCAMVLVASEFMPVSLLTPIAFDLHMSEGEAGQSISISGFFALMTSLWLSSLIGHRDRRHVLLFFTVLMGLSSMVVAFAPNAMILMVGRALLGVCIGGFWSMSAATIMRLVPKKSVPKALAILNGGNALSTTIAAPLGSFLGGMIGWRGAFFCIVPLSLIAFLWLYKSVPTLPSPHSSKHRATLGNVLKLLMQWRVALGMVSTMLFFMGQFTLFTYLRPFLETTTGVNVRMLSLLLLAMGVFGLLGTFVIGIVLKTRLFSVLIMIPFMMMGIAVALTFFGTSLIAMFLLLSLWGFLGTAAPVGWWMWLAQTLPHEAEAGGGLMVAIIQLAITLGAALGGLLFDAYGYESTFVFSAFLLWMATMMAGVTAFFTCKTNADIYLHK, encoded by the coding sequence ATGAATAAAATAGTACAGGAACACACAAATGATCCATCGCCTATTTGGAGCGCTGTTTGGGCAATGTCTCTATGTGCGATGGTTTTAGTTGCGTCCGAGTTTATGCCTGTCAGTCTTTTAACGCCGATAGCGTTTGATCTTCATATGAGTGAAGGAGAAGCAGGGCAATCCATCTCTATTTCTGGCTTTTTCGCCCTTATGACCAGTCTTTGGCTCTCCTCTCTTATTGGGCATCGCGATAGACGCCATGTTTTACTCTTTTTTACGGTACTCATGGGACTTTCTAGCATGGTTGTCGCTTTTGCCCCCAATGCCATGATTCTTATGGTCGGTCGTGCATTACTGGGCGTTTGTATAGGAGGCTTTTGGTCGATGTCAGCCGCAACCATTATGCGCCTTGTTCCGAAAAAATCGGTTCCTAAAGCCTTAGCCATTCTCAATGGTGGCAATGCTTTATCGACAACCATTGCCGCACCACTGGGTAGTTTTTTAGGGGGAATGATTGGCTGGCGTGGGGCGTTTTTTTGTATTGTTCCTCTCTCTTTAATCGCTTTTTTGTGGCTCTACAAAAGTGTTCCCACCTTGCCTTCCCCTCATTCATCAAAACACCGAGCCACCCTTGGTAATGTTTTAAAATTACTGATGCAATGGAGAGTTGCCTTGGGTATGGTTTCAACCATGCTCTTTTTTATGGGGCAATTTACACTTTTTACCTACCTTCGTCCTTTTCTTGAAACTACCACTGGTGTGAATGTACGTATGCTATCGTTACTGTTGTTGGCAATGGGAGTCTTTGGATTACTTGGTACGTTTGTGATAGGCATTGTTCTCAAAACACGTCTTTTCAGCGTACTCATCATGATTCCTTTTATGATGATGGGGATCGCTGTAGCGCTCACATTCTTTGGAACTTCTTTGATTGCGATGTTTTTGCTTCTAAGTTTGTGGGGCTTTTTAGGGACGGCAGCGCCTGTTGGCTGGTGGATGTGGCTTGCTCAAACATTACCTCATGAAGCAGAAGCAGGAGGTGGTCTTATGGTGGCGATTATCCAATTGGCTATTACCTTAGGTGCGGCACTTGGAGGTCTCTTGTTTGATGCTTATGGATATGAAAGTACGTTTGTTTTTAGCGCTTTTCTTCTTTGGATGGCAACCATGATGGCAGGCGTTACAGCATTTTTTACATGTAAAACGAATGCAGATATATATTTGCATAAATAG